From Vulpes vulpes isolate BD-2025 chromosome 7, VulVul3, whole genome shotgun sequence, one genomic window encodes:
- the BZW2 gene encoding eIF5-mimic protein 1 isoform X2: MLPRASFGFAPWVAGGNFMNKHQKPVLTGQRFKTRKRDEKEKFEPTVFRDTLVQGLNEAGDDLEAVAKFLDSTGSRLDYRRYADTLFDILVAGSMLAPGGTRIDDGDKTKMTNHCVFSANEDHETIRNYAQVFNKLIRRYKYLEKAFEDEMKKLLLFLKAFSETEQTKLAMLSGILLGNGTLPATILTSLFTDSLVKEGIAASFAVKLFKAWMAEKDANSVTSSLRKANLDKRLLELFPVNRQSVDHFAKYFTDAGLKELSDFLRVQQSLGTRKELQKELQERLSQECPIKEVVLYVKEEMKRNDLPETAVIGLLWTCIMNAVEWNKKEELVAEQALKHLKQYAPLLAVFSSQGQSELILLQKVQEYCYDNIHFMKAFQKIVVLFYKADVLSEEAILKWYKEAHVAKGKSVFLDQMKKFVEWLQNAEEESESEGEEN; the protein is encoded by the exons aaattttatgaatAAGCATCAGAAGCCAGTGCTAACAGGCCAGCGGTTCAAAACTCGGAAAAGGG atgaaaaagagaaattcGAACCCACAGTCTTCAGGGATACACTTGTCCAGGGGCTTAATGAAGCTGGTGATGACCTTGAAGCTGTAGCCAAGTTTCTGGATTCCACAGGCTCAAGATTAGATTATCGTCGCTATGCAGACACACTCTTCGATATCCTGGTGGCTGGCAGTATGCTTG CCCCCGGAGGAACACGCATAGATGATGGTGACAAGACCAAGATGACCAACCACTGTGTGTTTTCAGCAAATGAAGATCATGAAACCATCCGAAATTATGCTCAG gtcttcaATAAACTCATCAGGAGATATAAGTatttggaaaaagcatttgaggatgaaatgaaaaag CTTCTCCTCTTCCTTAAAGCCTTTTCCGAAACAGAGCAGACAAAGTTGGCAATGCTGTCGGGGATCCTGCTGGGCAATGGCACCCTTCCTGCCACCATCCTCACCAGTCTGTTCACCGACAGCTTAGTCAAAGAAG gtatTGCAGCCTCATTTGCTGTCAAGCTTTTTAAAGCATGGATGGCAGAAAAAGATGCCAACTCTGTTACCTCTTCTTTGAGAAAAGCCAACTTAGACAAGAGGCTGCTT GAACTCTTTCCAGTTAATAGGCAGAGCGTGGATCATTTTGCTAAATACTTCACTGACGCAGGCCTAAAGGAGCTTTCCGACTTCCTCCGAGTCCAGCAGTCCCTGGGCACCAGGAAGGAGCTGCAGAAGGAGCTCCAGGAGCGTCTTTCTCAGGAATGCCCAATCAAGGAG GTGGTGCTCTAcgtcaaagaagaaatgaagaggaatGATCTTCCAGAGACAGCAGTGATTGGACTTCTGTGGACCTGTATAATGAATGCTGTTGAATGGAACAAGAAGGAAGAACTGGTTGCGGAGCAGGCCCTTAAACACCTGAAG CAATATGCTCCACTGCTGGCTGTGTTTAGTTCCCAGGGCCAGTCAGAACTGATCCTCCTCCAGAAGGTTCAAGAATACTGTTACGACAACATCCATTTCATGAAAGCTTTTCAGAAGATCGTGGTTCTCTTTTATAAAG CTGATGTACTGAGTGAAGAAGCAATACTGAAATGGTACAAGGAAGCTCACGTTGCCAAAGGCAAAAGTGTCTTTCTTGACCAGATGAAGAAATTCGTTGAGTGGCTACAAAACGCAGAAGAAG aaTCTGAATCGGAAGGTGAAGAAAATTAG
- the BZW2 gene encoding eIF5-mimic protein 1 isoform X1 yields the protein MNKHQKPVLTGQRFKTRKRDEKEKFEPTVFRDTLVQGLNEAGDDLEAVAKFLDSTGSRLDYRRYADTLFDILVAGSMLAPGGTRIDDGDKTKMTNHCVFSANEDHETIRNYAQVFNKLIRRYKYLEKAFEDEMKKLLLFLKAFSETEQTKLAMLSGILLGNGTLPATILTSLFTDSLVKEGIAASFAVKLFKAWMAEKDANSVTSSLRKANLDKRLLELFPVNRQSVDHFAKYFTDAGLKELSDFLRVQQSLGTRKELQKELQERLSQECPIKEVVLYVKEEMKRNDLPETAVIGLLWTCIMNAVEWNKKEELVAEQALKHLKQYAPLLAVFSSQGQSELILLQKVQEYCYDNIHFMKAFQKIVVLFYKADVLSEEAILKWYKEAHVAKGKSVFLDQMKKFVEWLQNAEEESESEGEEN from the exons atgaatAAGCATCAGAAGCCAGTGCTAACAGGCCAGCGGTTCAAAACTCGGAAAAGGG atgaaaaagagaaattcGAACCCACAGTCTTCAGGGATACACTTGTCCAGGGGCTTAATGAAGCTGGTGATGACCTTGAAGCTGTAGCCAAGTTTCTGGATTCCACAGGCTCAAGATTAGATTATCGTCGCTATGCAGACACACTCTTCGATATCCTGGTGGCTGGCAGTATGCTTG CCCCCGGAGGAACACGCATAGATGATGGTGACAAGACCAAGATGACCAACCACTGTGTGTTTTCAGCAAATGAAGATCATGAAACCATCCGAAATTATGCTCAG gtcttcaATAAACTCATCAGGAGATATAAGTatttggaaaaagcatttgaggatgaaatgaaaaag CTTCTCCTCTTCCTTAAAGCCTTTTCCGAAACAGAGCAGACAAAGTTGGCAATGCTGTCGGGGATCCTGCTGGGCAATGGCACCCTTCCTGCCACCATCCTCACCAGTCTGTTCACCGACAGCTTAGTCAAAGAAG gtatTGCAGCCTCATTTGCTGTCAAGCTTTTTAAAGCATGGATGGCAGAAAAAGATGCCAACTCTGTTACCTCTTCTTTGAGAAAAGCCAACTTAGACAAGAGGCTGCTT GAACTCTTTCCAGTTAATAGGCAGAGCGTGGATCATTTTGCTAAATACTTCACTGACGCAGGCCTAAAGGAGCTTTCCGACTTCCTCCGAGTCCAGCAGTCCCTGGGCACCAGGAAGGAGCTGCAGAAGGAGCTCCAGGAGCGTCTTTCTCAGGAATGCCCAATCAAGGAG GTGGTGCTCTAcgtcaaagaagaaatgaagaggaatGATCTTCCAGAGACAGCAGTGATTGGACTTCTGTGGACCTGTATAATGAATGCTGTTGAATGGAACAAGAAGGAAGAACTGGTTGCGGAGCAGGCCCTTAAACACCTGAAG CAATATGCTCCACTGCTGGCTGTGTTTAGTTCCCAGGGCCAGTCAGAACTGATCCTCCTCCAGAAGGTTCAAGAATACTGTTACGACAACATCCATTTCATGAAAGCTTTTCAGAAGATCGTGGTTCTCTTTTATAAAG CTGATGTACTGAGTGAAGAAGCAATACTGAAATGGTACAAGGAAGCTCACGTTGCCAAAGGCAAAAGTGTCTTTCTTGACCAGATGAAGAAATTCGTTGAGTGGCTACAAAACGCAGAAGAAG aaTCTGAATCGGAAGGTGAAGAAAATTAG
- the BZW2 gene encoding eIF5-mimic protein 1 isoform X3 encodes MLAPGGTRIDDGDKTKMTNHCVFSANEDHETIRNYAQVFNKLIRRYKYLEKAFEDEMKKLLLFLKAFSETEQTKLAMLSGILLGNGTLPATILTSLFTDSLVKEGIAASFAVKLFKAWMAEKDANSVTSSLRKANLDKRLLELFPVNRQSVDHFAKYFTDAGLKELSDFLRVQQSLGTRKELQKELQERLSQECPIKEVVLYVKEEMKRNDLPETAVIGLLWTCIMNAVEWNKKEELVAEQALKHLKQYAPLLAVFSSQGQSELILLQKVQEYCYDNIHFMKAFQKIVVLFYKADVLSEEAILKWYKEAHVAKGKSVFLDQMKKFVEWLQNAEEESESEGEEN; translated from the exons ATGCTTG CCCCCGGAGGAACACGCATAGATGATGGTGACAAGACCAAGATGACCAACCACTGTGTGTTTTCAGCAAATGAAGATCATGAAACCATCCGAAATTATGCTCAG gtcttcaATAAACTCATCAGGAGATATAAGTatttggaaaaagcatttgaggatgaaatgaaaaag CTTCTCCTCTTCCTTAAAGCCTTTTCCGAAACAGAGCAGACAAAGTTGGCAATGCTGTCGGGGATCCTGCTGGGCAATGGCACCCTTCCTGCCACCATCCTCACCAGTCTGTTCACCGACAGCTTAGTCAAAGAAG gtatTGCAGCCTCATTTGCTGTCAAGCTTTTTAAAGCATGGATGGCAGAAAAAGATGCCAACTCTGTTACCTCTTCTTTGAGAAAAGCCAACTTAGACAAGAGGCTGCTT GAACTCTTTCCAGTTAATAGGCAGAGCGTGGATCATTTTGCTAAATACTTCACTGACGCAGGCCTAAAGGAGCTTTCCGACTTCCTCCGAGTCCAGCAGTCCCTGGGCACCAGGAAGGAGCTGCAGAAGGAGCTCCAGGAGCGTCTTTCTCAGGAATGCCCAATCAAGGAG GTGGTGCTCTAcgtcaaagaagaaatgaagaggaatGATCTTCCAGAGACAGCAGTGATTGGACTTCTGTGGACCTGTATAATGAATGCTGTTGAATGGAACAAGAAGGAAGAACTGGTTGCGGAGCAGGCCCTTAAACACCTGAAG CAATATGCTCCACTGCTGGCTGTGTTTAGTTCCCAGGGCCAGTCAGAACTGATCCTCCTCCAGAAGGTTCAAGAATACTGTTACGACAACATCCATTTCATGAAAGCTTTTCAGAAGATCGTGGTTCTCTTTTATAAAG CTGATGTACTGAGTGAAGAAGCAATACTGAAATGGTACAAGGAAGCTCACGTTGCCAAAGGCAAAAGTGTCTTTCTTGACCAGATGAAGAAATTCGTTGAGTGGCTACAAAACGCAGAAGAAG aaTCTGAATCGGAAGGTGAAGAAAATTAG